One window from the genome of Verrucomicrobiia bacterium encodes:
- a CDS encoding carbohydrate porin: MSVMIAIVTRAPGMAAPHPEAEFSADFLQYNILGQLVPTPTEAVPAGLLPPSSLGIGSQFPTPPRGSTAARDLLGRLDAAPPGAGWTWFPASPPPLMPYLAGNARLGNASLNPGPLFDAPSWETGVQQAKYAASTFGLNYSLAQTFSVVALGNALQGDQWLSAYTLDLFAKWTVFSTDGGAAAGWISTQVEAQEGLARASRSQTPQSNLGTFTNPADVWSSHLGFRIPELAWQQSLAHGRFVALAGVVSQANYLDANTYANSARGQFLNSALVNSMVLPLSEYNPGVNLQWQPHPDWFAQTGVTMGNAPAGTAPWADFNADQWSAVGELGYAPSDLAGMGPGVFRIQPFIARAGGPTQGGIAFNLQQQLGHHAPVGWFGRFGAGGSAVTAASAQVGTGFVVRAPLKELGLISSQPNDGLGIGVVWSQPSPKDSGDRPRQETILELGYVMHVTPMLRLQPDFQVAWNPSHHPTADHAVVFQLQLDASW, encoded by the coding sequence ATGTCGGTAATGATCGCCATCGTCACCCGCGCACCAGGAATGGCGGCGCCCCACCCCGAGGCAGAGTTCAGCGCAGATTTCCTCCAGTACAACATCCTGGGCCAGTTGGTGCCAACGCCCACCGAAGCCGTCCCGGCCGGTCTTCTCCCGCCTTCCTCCCTCGGAATCGGTTCCCAGTTCCCCACACCGCCCAGGGGCAGTACGGCGGCCCGGGATCTCCTCGGGCGACTGGACGCCGCACCCCCCGGCGCGGGCTGGACCTGGTTTCCCGCATCTCCACCACCGCTGATGCCCTACCTTGCCGGCAACGCCCGGCTGGGCAACGCGTCCCTGAATCCCGGACCGCTCTTCGACGCGCCCTCCTGGGAGACCGGCGTGCAGCAGGCCAAATACGCCGCCTCAACGTTCGGACTGAACTACTCGCTGGCCCAGACCTTCTCCGTGGTGGCCTTGGGCAATGCCCTTCAAGGGGATCAATGGCTGTCGGCGTACACGCTCGATCTCTTTGCCAAATGGACCGTGTTCAGCACCGATGGGGGCGCAGCGGCCGGATGGATCAGCACACAGGTGGAGGCACAGGAGGGCCTCGCTCGGGCGAGTCGAAGTCAAACGCCTCAGTCCAACCTTGGGACGTTCACCAATCCTGCGGACGTCTGGTCATCGCATCTGGGATTTCGAATTCCCGAGCTCGCATGGCAGCAATCACTGGCCCACGGGAGGTTTGTTGCACTCGCCGGCGTCGTCAGCCAGGCAAACTATTTGGATGCCAACACCTATGCCAACTCGGCCCGCGGTCAGTTCCTCAACTCCGCGCTGGTCAACAGCATGGTGTTGCCGCTCTCCGAGTACAATCCGGGTGTGAACCTTCAGTGGCAGCCCCATCCGGACTGGTTTGCACAAACCGGCGTGACGATGGGCAATGCACCGGCGGGAACGGCACCGTGGGCGGATTTCAATGCCGACCAGTGGTCGGCGGTCGGCGAACTGGGCTACGCACCGTCCGACCTTGCCGGGATGGGCCCGGGAGTCTTCCGCATCCAGCCGTTCATCGCCCGGGCCGGCGGTCCCACCCAGGGCGGTATCGCCTTCAACCTGCAGCAACAACTTGGGCATCACGCTCCAGTCGGATGGTTCGGACGTTTCGGCGCCGGGGGTTCGGCGGTCACCGCGGCCTCGGCCCAGGTCGGCACCGGCTTCGTGGTGCGGGCGCCACTCAAGGAACTGGGGCTGATCTCATCCCAGCCGAACGACGGCCTGGGGATCGGCGTGGTCTGGAGCCAGCCGTCGCCCAAGGACTCCGGTGACCGCCCACGCCAGGAAACCATCCTTGAACTCGGCTACGTGATGCACGTCACCCCGATGCTGCGGCT
- a CDS encoding outer membrane protein transport protein, producing the protein MAIRASGLQLYEIATPDVGLASAGWAARAQDASTLFKNPAGMSLLDGATLQAGLQLTYGDVAFSPNDDTSPQLGTDGGGNAIGALPAMSFFYVQPLGEKWRVGVGTLSYFGLVEDYGPDWVGRYYVQKSSLIGVSLLPTVSYQVCEWLSLGAGLNAMYGYLDTEVAVNNLDPRIGDGQLTVDDRTWGFGANAGLLIKASDRTRVGINYLSPVALDFEATPEFSNLGPALGNLLNNPSPLDLGMTVPQSVMLSVFHQLTDQLALMADFGWQNWSAFGQVEVGVNSDNPRDLTTDLNYQDTFHGAVGAQYQICPKWQVTGGVAYDSSPVSDTDRSVVLPLGIAWRFGAGVQWQATPSLSFGAAYEFLWAGDMTVDQGTEDSLRGRVAGTYQGANFSFVTLNVNWRL; encoded by the coding sequence ATGGCGATCCGTGCGAGCGGTCTCCAGTTGTATGAAATCGCCACTCCCGATGTCGGCTTGGCCTCCGCCGGTTGGGCCGCGCGGGCACAGGACGCCTCCACACTCTTCAAAAATCCGGCCGGCATGAGCCTCCTGGATGGGGCGACCCTCCAAGCGGGCCTCCAGCTGACCTACGGCGACGTGGCGTTCTCCCCGAACGACGACACGTCCCCGCAACTGGGCACCGACGGCGGGGGCAATGCGATTGGAGCCCTGCCCGCAATGAGCTTCTTCTACGTCCAGCCGCTGGGGGAGAAGTGGCGGGTCGGTGTGGGCACCCTCTCCTACTTCGGACTCGTTGAGGACTACGGGCCCGACTGGGTCGGACGTTACTACGTGCAGAAAAGCAGCCTGATCGGCGTCAGCCTCCTGCCGACCGTCAGCTACCAGGTCTGCGAGTGGCTGTCCCTTGGGGCGGGCCTCAACGCCATGTATGGCTATCTCGACACGGAGGTCGCCGTCAACAATCTGGATCCCCGGATCGGGGATGGGCAGCTCACGGTGGACGACCGGACCTGGGGTTTCGGCGCCAATGCCGGCCTCCTGATCAAGGCCAGCGACCGGACACGCGTGGGCATCAATTACCTGTCCCCCGTCGCGCTGGATTTCGAGGCCACGCCGGAATTCTCCAACCTCGGTCCGGCCCTTGGAAACCTCCTGAACAATCCGTCGCCACTGGACCTCGGAATGACCGTGCCACAATCCGTGATGTTGAGCGTGTTCCACCAACTGACGGACCAGCTGGCGCTCATGGCCGACTTCGGATGGCAGAACTGGTCGGCCTTCGGCCAGGTGGAGGTTGGCGTCAACTCCGACAACCCCAGGGACCTGACCACCGATCTGAATTATCAGGACACCTTCCACGGTGCGGTCGGGGCCCAATACCAAATTTGCCCAAAGTGGCAGGTGACCGGCGGGGTCGCCTACGACAGCTCGCCGGTCAGCGATACGGACCGTTCCGTGGTGCTGCCCTTGGGGATCGCCTGGCGGTTCGGGGCCGGGGTCCAGTGGCAGGCCACGCCGTCGTTGTCCTTTGGAGCCGCCTACGAGTTCCTGTGGGCGGGCGACATGACGGTGGACCAGGGGACGGAGGACAGCCTCCGCGGCCGCGTCGCCGGAACCTACCAGGGCGCGAATTTCTCCTTCGTCACACTGAACGTGAACTGGAGGCTCTGA
- a CDS encoding two pore domain potassium channel family protein yields the protein MAPTRPTGPPGAIRHAAAGLLVALTAFFATAPFVDALPNGRYVDALLATGVLAAAVAAIGTRTRPRVIASVLAAPLVYAYWFQRHHTEGSPFIIFVLLFMTFVGFVILHLLQFVRDARHVNSEVLCAAVAVYLLLGMLWAAAFTLTARLVPGSFAGTAMESTPLQGFEALYFSLTTLTTAGFGDIAPTTAPARMLAMLEACTGTLYIAVLVARLVSLYRAEAEANPGGAT from the coding sequence ATGGCCCCAACGCGCCCGACCGGCCCGCCCGGCGCCATTCGACACGCCGCCGCCGGGTTGCTGGTTGCCTTGACCGCCTTCTTCGCCACCGCACCCTTTGTAGACGCGCTGCCCAACGGACGCTACGTGGATGCCCTGCTGGCCACAGGGGTCCTCGCCGCCGCGGTCGCCGCGATCGGAACCCGGACGCGTCCAAGAGTCATCGCATCCGTGCTCGCCGCCCCCCTGGTTTATGCCTACTGGTTCCAACGCCACCATACCGAAGGATCCCCGTTTATCATCTTCGTCCTGCTCTTCATGACGTTCGTGGGCTTTGTCATTCTCCACCTTCTGCAGTTCGTTCGGGACGCCCGGCACGTCAATTCCGAGGTCCTGTGCGCCGCGGTCGCCGTGTACCTCCTCCTGGGCATGTTGTGGGCGGCGGCATTCACGCTGACGGCACGACTCGTGCCCGGATCCTTCGCGGGAACGGCGATGGAGTCCACTCCACTCCAGGGATTCGAGGCGCTCTATTTCAGCCTGACCACCCTCACGACCGCCGGCTTTGGGGACATCGCTCCGACCACCGCACCGGCCCGCATGCTTGCCATGCTAGAAGCCTGCACCGGGACGTTGTACATTGCCGTGCTGGTCGCCCGGTTGGTCTCCCTGTATCGGGCCGAAGCGGAGGCGAACCCGGGCGGTGCAACGTGA